The region GTTTCACTGACTAAACTATTTCCCTCACTAATAGCCAGCAACGTCATCATCAGCGCCTGCATATCCGTGGGAAAGCCAGGGTAGGGGAGCGTTTCAATGTCGGTGGCACGATAGCGCTGGGCAGGGGTGAAGCAGACACGGGTGGGATCGGGAAATTCAATCTTCGCTCCCATCTCTGCCAGTTTGGCAACCACAGGCGTCAGGTGGCTAGGAATCACGGGTGCCAAAGTAATTGCCGAGCGGGTGACCGCCGCCGCCAAGAGAAATGTACCCGCTTCGATGCGATCGGGGATGATTTCGTATTCAGTACCGTGGAGGCGATCAACCCCGACAATCGTGATCGAATTGGTGCCGGCGCCATAGATTTTTGCCCCCATGGCGATACAGAAGTTGGCCAAATCCACCACTTCCGGTTCTTGGGCCGCATTTTCAATCGTGGTTTCCCCCTCGGCAAGGGTGGCGGCCATCATTAATGTTTCAGTGGCACCGACGCTGGGATAGTCCAAGTAAATCCGGGTGCCTTTAAGTTTGGTGGCACGGGCGGTGACAACACCGTGATCAATGGTGACTTCGGCCCCCATTGCCTGCAAACCGCGCACATGCAGTTCCACTGGACGGGCACCAATAGCGCACCCCCCTGGCAAGGGAACGCGGGCAACACCCAAGCGTGCCACCAAAGGGCCAATGGCAAAAAAACTTGCCCGCAGTTGGCTGACTAGGGCATAGGGGGGATCATTGGTATTTAATGCTGTGGCATCAATAGCGATCGCCTCACTGCCAAGGCGTTGTACCTTGACCCCCAATGCCTGTAAAATTTCCCCCAGGCGACGAATATCTGCTAGATCAGGCACGGCACGGAGAATCGTTGTATCCGCTGCTAGGAGTGCCCCCGCCATCAAGACGAGTGCTGAATTCTTGGCTCCGCTAATCCTCACCTCACCCGATAACCGATAGCCCCCCTGAATCTTGAGGTGTGCCTGCTCTGTGGTCAGCGGCGGTGTGGTCAAGGCTAGCATAGTTCACTCTCACAGCCAAAAGAATTCCAAGCGATTATATCCTATCAGTGCGAATTTTATGCAAAGATCAACAGAGGAAAGATAGTTATTGTGCAAGTCATTTCATTTTTTGATGGAACCCCAAAATCTCAGCGATTTACTGCGGCAAGAGGTAGCTAAACAGAGTCAAGCCCCCAGCAAGCGGAGTCGCCACCAGCCCACCAAGGCAGAACTAGAGCAAGAACTGGCCACCCTCAAGGCAGCCTTAGCAGCTGTAGAAGCTGAGAAAATGGCTCAGAGCGCCCAGATAGAACAACTGCAAAAGGAATTGCAAAGGTGGCGCGATCGCGCCCAAGGGCTCGACAGCGAGCTTCAGGAACTCCAAACCCGCCATCAGGCGCTAGTAGCCGAATTTGAAGAGGCCAAGGCAGTCATTCGCCAACTCACTGCCCCTCGGCCCTACCGTTTTGAGGATGTGGGATTTAAGCCCCTTGTCAATGAAATTCCTACCCCCAATCCCAATGCCTCTCCCCTTGGGGATGCGGAAATTGGCTGGTTCGACTAGGGATGGTCCAAGCCCTGGGGAGCCTCTTTGAGAATATTAAAAAAATGTAAAGGCAGATAAATCAATTATTAAAATTCCCGCAGTGGTAATTTAATGTACATTTCACAAATCTGTATTAGCCTTAAGTTAAGTTATTGCCGATTCCTGCAGAGCCACAGTTTTCATGAATAATCCCGCCACTCCTGACGGTTATCCTGTTCATTCAGTTTCCCAGACCAACCCTGCTGCCAAGGATGAACACTGCGATTTGTATATCGAGAGCGATCGCACAGGGATGACAGTGCAAACCCTGAAGCGCGCCTTTGTGGATAATCTCCACTACATCCAGGGCAAGGATGCCATGTTTGCTACGCCCTATGATTACTTCATGGCCCTGGCCTACACGGTGCGCGATCGCCTGCTGCATCGGCGGATTAAAACCGCCCAAACCTATTTTGAGCAGGATGCAAAGGTGGTCTATTACCTATCGGCAGAGTTTCTCATTGGTCGCTTGCTCCTGAACAACCTAATTAACGTCGGCCTCTACGAGCAAACAAAGCAGGCAATGGCCGACTTTGGCCTTGACCTCAACGAACTGATGGATCGTGAACCAGAGCCGGGGCTAGGCAATGGCGGTCTAGGACGCTTAGCGGCTTGTTTCCTCGACTCTCTGGCTACTCTTGAAATCCCCGCTGTCGGCTATGGCATTCGCTATGAGTTTGGTATTTTCGAGCAAATTATCACCAATGGCTGGCAGCACGAGGTCCCCGACAACTGGTTGCGCTTTGGTAACCCCTGGGAAATTGCCCGTCCTGATTACAACGTTGAAGTGAAGTTTGGCGGTCATACCGAAGCCTACACTGATGCCCAAGGGCACTACCGCGTCCGTTGGATCCCCAGCACCACCGTTTTTGGCACGCCCTACGATACGCCCATTCCCGGCTATGGCAAAAATACGGTAAATACGCTCCGTCTCTGGAGTGCTCGTGCAGCCCAAGACTTCAACCTTCAGGTGTTTAACGCCGGGGACTACACCCAAGCAGTTTCTGAAAAAACCTTTAGTGAGAACATCTCGAAGGTCCTCTACCCCAACGACAACACCCCCCAGGGCAAAGAATTGCGGCTGCGGCAACAGTATTTCTTTGTCTCCTGTTCGTTGCAGGACATTATCCGCCTCTACTTGCGCCGGCACACCAGCTTTGATGCCTTCCCCGACAAGGTGGCCATTCAGCTCAACGATACTCACCCCGCCATTGGTGTGGCTGAACTGATGCGACTGCTGGTGGATGAGTACCAACTGGGGTGGGAAAAAGCGTGGGACATCACCCAGCGCACCTTTGCCTATACCAACCACACGCTGCTGGCGGAGGCCCTTGAACGCTGGTCGGTAGATCTCTTTGGTCAACTGCTACCGCGCCACTTAGAAATCATTTACGAGATTAACTACCGCTTTCTGAATGAGATTCGCCTGCGTTACCCTGGCAATACCGCGCGGTTGGCACGGATGTCCCTGATTGAGGAAAGTTATCCCAAGCAGGTGCGTATGGCGCATTTGGCCTGTGTTGGCAGCCATACGGTCAATGGTGTGGCGGAACTCCATACAGAACTGATCAAGGAGGAACTCCTACGGGACTTCTATGAGATGTATCCCCACAAATTCCAGAACAAAACCAATGGCATTACCCCTCGCCGTTGGCTGCTGATGAGTAATCCCCCCTTGGCCAGTCTGATTACCGAAACGCTGAAGAGCGATCGCTGGATTACCCACCTAGAAGACCTGCGCGGCCTAGAACCCTACGCAACCGATCCCGCCTTTCAGGCGAAGTGGCAGCAAGTCAAACAAGCCAACAAAGAGCGCTTAGCGGAGTACATCTGGCGCAACAACCAAATTGAGGTGGATCCCTACTCCCTCTTTGACATTCAAGTGAAGCGCATCCACGAGTACAAACGGCAGCATTTGGCCGTGCTCCACATCATTACGCTCTACGAACAAATTAAGGCCAACCCCAACATTGATCTTCAACCGCGTACATTTATTTTTGGTGGCAAGGCGGCTCCCGGCTACTTCATGGCCAAGATGATCATCAAGCTGATCAATTCTGTGGCCGACATGGTCAACCACGACAGCGATGTGAATGGTCGCCTCAAAGTGGTGTTCCTCAGCAACTACTCAGTCTCCCTTGGTGAAATGGTCTATCCTGCCGCTGATCTCTCGGAGCAGATCTCCACCGCTGGCAAAGAGGCCTCTGGCACTGGGAATATGAAGTTTGCTCTCAATGGCGCCCTGACGATTGGAACGCTAGACGGTGCAAATGTGGAAATCCGCCAAGAGGTGGGGGCAGAGAACTTCTTCCTCTTTGGTTTGACAGCGCAAGAGGTGATGAGCCTGAAAGCGGAAGGCTACAACCCCCACGAGTACTACAACAGCAACCCAATGCTCAAGAAGGTCATTGACAGCCTGATTTCCGACTACTTCAATCCGCGGGAGCCAGGGCTATTTGAACCCATTGTTAATTCCCTGCTCAATGAGGATCAATATATGCTCTTGGCGGACTACCAATCCTACGTGGACTGTCAACAACGGGTCGCCCAAGCCTTCCGCGATAAGAGCCACTGGACCCAGATGTCTATTCTCAATGTGGCGCGCATGGGCAAATTCTCCAGCGATCGCACCATTGCTGAGTACTGCAAGGACATCTGGCATGTTGAACCTGTTCCTGTTTCCTTGGACACTTGTCGGCCTGCGTTTCGCCCCAGTCGCATCAGTCAAGCCAGTGGTCTTTAGGTGAGTGTCTTTTTGCTCTACACTAGGGCAAGTCTCAAGCTGGGGAACAAAATGAATGGCAGGAATCGCTGCAGCCCTACGGGTTTTTCAAAGTCGCAAAATGGCGGCACTGCTCTTGTTGGGCTTTTCGTCAGGGTTGCCCCTGTTTCTCACCAGCCGAACACTGCAAGCATGGATGACCGTTGAAGGCATTGACTTGACGGCCATTGGCCTCTTTAGCCTTGTGGGGTTGCCCTACTCCCTGAAGTTTCTCTGGTCACCCTTGCTGGATCGCTATAGGATGCCCTTTTTGGGACGGCGGCGGGGCTGGTTACTGCTGATTCAGCTGCTCCTGTTGGGGGCGATCGCCCTGATGGCGGTGCAGGATCCCAGTAGGAGCCTGCGGCTGTTGGCGATCAATGCCCTCGCCATTGCCTTCCTAAGCGCCAGTCAAGATATTGCCGTGGATGCCTACCGTGCCGATGTCCTCGCGCCCCCTGAAATGGGAGCAGGTGCGGGTATTTATGTCCTTGGCTATCGCATAGCGCTTTTGGTCACAGGTTCCCTAGCCTTGATCCTTGCGGATCAACTGCCCTGGCCAGTGGTTTACGCCCTGATGGCGCTGCTAATGGGGGTGGGTATGGTCACTACCCTCTGGGCACCGGAACCAGAGGTGCAGCCCCCGGCTCCGCCGTCATTGGCGCAAGCAGTCATTCGGCCCTTCCTTGATTTTTTCCAGCGCTACGGCTGGGGCACGGGGCTGATTATTTTGCTCTTTATCTGCCTCTATCGCTTGGGGGATGCCCTCACGGGCAACATGATGACCCCTTTCCTGTTGCAGCAGGGCTTTAGCCAAACCCAAATTGGGGCCGTACAGGGGGGTGTAGGACTGATGGCCACCATCGTTGGCGCCCTTGCTGGGGGAGCGGCCATCAGTCAAATTGGTATTCACCGTGCTCTGTGGATTATGGGGGGATTGCAAGCGTCTAGCAATCTCTCCTATTTTGTTTTGGCCAATGCCGGTGCCAATCCAACAGTGATGGTGGCTGCCATTAGTATTGATAACTTCTGTGCCGGGCTGGCGATCGCTGCTCTGACGGCTCTGTTAATGAGTCTTTGCAACCCCCAATTTAGTGCAACCCAGTATGCGCTGCTCTCCAGTCTCTTTGCTTTTAGTCGGGATATCCTGGCGGCCCCTGCGGGTAAAGTGGCAGAAATGATGGGGTGGCCACTCTTTTTTCTCTTTACAATTGGCGCTGCCTTACCAGCTCTGCTACTTTTGCCGTTTTTTGCTCCTTGGCAAGCGAGGCCCGCCTTTCCCCGTCCCGGCAGTGATGATTGAAAATACTGGATGTGACTTGATGTCGATGCCCCTAGCAAATCCTCCAATGACGACGCTGATTCCCGTTCCCCTTGGTGAGCACTCCTATCGGATCGCCATTGGTGCCAACACCCGGCGGCAGTTGCCCGCTCTTTTGGCCGCATATACCCCCTTGACCCCGAAAGCACCCGCCCTCATTGTCTCTAATCCACAAATTTGGCGGCACTACGGCACGGATGTGCAAGGGGCATTAACGCAAGCCGGCTGGCAGGTGACCCCCTGCATCCTACCGGCGGGGGAACGCTACAAAACCCTCAGAACTGTTGAAAAGATTTATGATGCTGCCCTGAGTCAGCGTTTAGAGCGGGGTTCCACCCTCTTTGCCCTTGGCGGTGGCGTCATTGGCGACATGACTGGCTTTGCAGCAGCGACCTGGCTGCGGGGAATTGCGGTGGTTCAGATTCCCACCAGTCTGTTGGCGATGGTGGATGCGGCCATTGGTGGGAAAACAGGGGTGAACCATCCCCAGGGCAAAAATCTTATTGGCGCCTTTCATCAACCCCGTCTTGTGGTCATTGATCCTGATGTTTTGGCAACCCTGCCCCCGAGAGAATTTCGTGCTGGCATGGCAGAGGTGATTAAGTACGGCGTCATTTGGGATGCTGAGCTATTTCATTTGTTGAGTCAGTTGCCGCGCTTGGATTGCATGGGTGCTTTGCCCTCTGAGCAGTTCATCCAAGTCCTGCGGCGTTCCTGCCAAGCAAAGGTGGATGTGGTTAGCAAGGATGAGCGGGAAGCGGGGCTGCGTGCCATTTTGAATTATGGGCATACGATTGGCCATGCCCTTGAAAGTATAGGCAACTATCGTCTTTTGAACCACGGTGAGGCGGTGGCCATTGGTATGATTGCCGCTGGGGAACTAGCGGTGGCGCTGGGGTATTGGTCAGCAGAAGCTGCCGCTGCCCAACGGGCACTGATTCTCAAAGCAAAGCTGCCCACAACGATCCCCCCCCACTTTGATGTGGAGGGACTGCTGGCACTCCTACAGCACGACAAGAAGGTTCAGGCGCAAAATGTACGGTTTATTCTCCCCACCGCCATTGGCCATGGGCAAATTTGCGATCAGGTACCGGCAGAACTGATTCGAGAGACGCTCCATCGCCTGCAGGCCTAGCTAGAGGGTGGAGTGTCTAGCAAACTTTTTTTGCTGGCTTTTAATTCTTTCCAGAGATTTTTAATTTGCTTATAGGCGTCCTGAGGGGAGAGTTTGCCACTGTTTTCGAGGCTGGCAATGTAGCTCACTCGGGTTGCAAATTCCTGCAGGTTGGCATCAAATAAAAAGTTTTCGGGTGTAAACTCACCATAGTAACGGTGGTGGGGGTGTAAAAATTCGTATTTATTCATTGCTTACCTATCCTTTGCGCGCAGGAATTAACCTAGGATTAACCTATTTTTAACCCTAGCTTAACTAATTTTCCCTGGGATTAGTGTAACTGCCGTAACAAAACTGTGAACTCCCTGGGGGGGTAAAAGGGGCTTTGTTAACAAATATTAGCAAAAAGTTAAGCATTATTAACTTTGATTGATTAAATAAAGGAGACTTATCACACTACATAAGGGAAGTGTGATCCCTCGCGATCGCCAGATAAAATGCTGTGATTTAGGAAATGGATAGATGATGCACGGACTCTCCTTGGCGCCCCGTTATCGCTTAGATGATGTTGATCCTTGGCTCTTAGGAATTGATCCCAGCCGTCATTATTGGCTGCAAGTCAATGGAGATCCCGAGCAGCGGGTGGCCATTCCGGGAGTCTGCGTCCAGAGCATCTCTGAGCTGCGGGAGATCATGGCGGCGGTGCGATCGCTCCAGCCGGGGCAGCAGTTGCAAATTCAGCGGGCGGCTACCTGCTTAGAAATTCACTGTGTCGCTGAAAATCTGCTGGCGATCGCCCACGCGGTTGACGGTGCTCCCGTTTGGCATCTTTTTGATCGCGAAACCCTCGAAAGTTTAGTGATGAGTGCCCATCCCCACTGGCAATGCCGGCTTGAGGACGTGGAGTTGGGGCGGCAGCAATTGTGGCGGTCCTTTCAGTTACCGGTGGCTGCCTGAGCCGGGTCAAGGGCTTCGCTAATCCGCCGCAGCACGCCATTGATAAAACGGTGGCTGCCCTCATCGCTATAGCGTTTGGCCAATTCAATGGCCTCGTTAATCGCCACCTGCTTGGCAACCTCAAGGTAGCGCATTTCCACTACAGCAATTTCAATAATGGCACGATCTAGCTGCGTCAGCCGCTCCAGTTGCCAATCCACCATTGAGCGATTGACCAGTTCTTCAATCTCGTTTTGGTATCGCTGTAAACAGCGCAGGAGGGCGATCGCGTAGGCCTGAACTTCCTCCTGATGGGCAAAGTAGAGGATCTCAGGTAAATCCAGAGCAGCGCCTATTTTATTCAAACCCTTTTCCGCCCGCTGCAGGGCATCCTGAAGCACCATCTGTGCCTTTTCCAGGTGGGGCAACTGGAATTCACTGTGGCGGAGTAGTCGTTGACTTTCACTGAGTTCGGTGCCGGCCTGTTCGAGGGTATCGCGCACATCACTCGCCAAGGTGCGTACCGCCATCAGGATCAAACTGCGGCAGTCGCTTTCATCCAGCAGTTTCGGTTGGCGTAACACTTGAGCCGCACTCAGCAAAGCCAATTCACGAGCAACACGACGAGCAGTAATCATGGGTTAATCCTCAAAAAAAGTTCCTAGGGCACCGGAGCAGTGGCAGGGGTCAACGCCGAAGTTGGAACCGCTCCTGGGGTGACAATCCCTGCAAAAATAATTCGCTTAAAGGTGTCCTCGATCGCAATATCCAAATCTCGCACATCCGGGTCACTGGCCATCCCATACCAACCTGTGGTGGGGTTGGGGGAGGAGGGGAGCCATAGACTTAACATAGGATCAGAAAAGACCGTTGGCAACGAACCATTTGTGCCAGTGACAAAGGCCGCGGCCCACACACCCGGACGCGGGTATTCTACGAGCACCAGACGGTGAAAGCAATCGCGCGAGTCCCGCAGAATTGTCTCCAGGAGTTGTTGCAGCACTTTATGAATCGTGTGGTAAATTGTGCCCGCCAGGGAAATGCGCTGGAAAATGCTCTCACCAGTGTTCAACAGCCACTGGCCAAAGATATTGCGGACCATTAAGGCAATGCGCAAAACCCCTGTTAAGGGCACAACAATCCCCACGGCTACATTGAGCAAATCCACCAGCAGGGAGTGCCAAGTTTTGAAAGCGTTCACCTGCTTAGGAAGACGGGTCAGGAGAGCCAAGACCCAACGGGAAACAGAAATCGATAGCCAAATCCTCGTTGCTAGCGGGATCACCACCAGCAGACCGGCAATGAGATCGTTTTTAATTGCTTGTTGGCATCGGTGCAGCACAGATACTCGCAGGAGCAGACTTCTGTTTCTAGCTTAGCGGTTGCTGCCACTGCGGGCACGGTGGAAGGCCAAACTGCTGTAGAGCATGAAGGCGGCATCCCACGGACTGTCCTCCCGGCGAAAGAGGTTAAGGTGGGGGGGGATTTTACTCAGAAGTTCTGTAAAGTCTAAGGCGGTTTCTGCAAAGCTGGTGAAGTCTTGCCAGACGGGGCGATCGCCACAGTGCTGCTGCCAAAGACTCGATAACTGCCGCCACTTCGCCCATGAGGTACTTTGATCCAAATCCAACTCGCTCTGGATCACCTCTGTCACTTGGCTCAGGGGAATCCCTTGGTGAAACTGGTAACCGCCGCGATAAAAGCGCAGGATTTGATTTTGCTCCAACAGATGAAGATCACAGCACTGGGCATGATCCTGAATCTGTTCTTTGCGGGTGACTTTCCCTTGGCGATCGCGATCGCATACCTGCTCAAAAATCGGTAGCAACCCCTCAACTCGCTGGCTCACCTGTGACCAACTAAACGTAAACTCCACTGGCTCTGATGATAGAGAAGCCGTACATACCACACGCGGCCTTGGCTCTAAGGCTGCAAAATAACGCACCTGCAAGACGGGTGTGGCTGTCAGGGCCTCAAAAGGGACACAAAAGAGGGTAAACCCCTGCTGCTTTAGTTCTTGACAATAAACGCTGAGTTCCCCAAAGTTGCCCGTGCGGATCAAACGCCAGCCCCGCGACGGGATCAAAAGGCGCGCCGTGTAGGGGTCAATCTTGAACAGGGTGGCTAAAAGGCGGGCAAGAATCACCCGCTGCTCTGCGGCAGCCACCCCCTCGAGGATCAAAACGCCCTGCTGCTCTAGGCCCACCACGGCATGGGTTTCTAAAATGGCCTGCTGCCGCTGCTGTTGGCGAATTTGCTCAATTTTTTCGAGGCCGCGCCGTGCCATTTGCATCAGCTTGGGGCCACAGTTTAGCCGCAGTAATTGGCGAAAGTCTGACTCAGCCTCCTCTAGCCGCTTTGTCTTGAGATAGAGTTGGCCTCGGCACAGGAGGACCCCAGGCTCCTCAGGAGGCAAGGTGGCCAGCAATTGCTCTGCCTGCTGGAAATTTCCCTGATCCAAGGCTGTCAAAACCTCAGTCAGCATGGCAGCACCCCGACATTATTTTCTATTTTAGGCAACACTCCCTAACCACCAAATAGACTGCCGAGGAAGCCCTCTAAACCGCCTTTGCCCAGACGCTCGCCACGAATTTTTGCCAATTTCTCCAGCAGCTCACGCTCCTCATGGGTGATATGGGTGGGAATTTCGACATCAACGGTAATTAGGTGATCGCCCCGCGCCACGGGATTGCCCACCCGCGGAACACCGCGACCTTCTAGAACTAACACGGTGCCGGGTTGGGTACCCGCGGGAATTTTCAGTTCTGCTTCTCCATCCACCGTGCTGACGGAAATCCGACAGCCAAGAATTGCTTGCAGGTAGCTAATTTTAATCCGCGACAGGATGTTGTTGCCTTCGCGCTGAAACTCAGGATCAGGTTGAACAAAAAGGTAGACATAGAGATCGCCGGGAGGCCCTCCCCGCAAACCGGCATCCCCTTCACCTGAGACCCGCAGCCGTGTGCCGTTGTCCACCCCAGCAGGAATCGTAATTTTTAGCTTTTTGCTGACTTGGATATGGCCTTGGCCGCCACAGGACTCACAGCGGTCTTCAATCACCACACCGGAACCGCCACAGGTTGGACAGGTGGTTAGCTGGGTAAAACTGCCAAAGGGAGTTCGTGCCGATCGCCGCACTTGACCAACACCACCACAGGTACTACAGGTAACTGGTCGTGTGCCGGGTTTTGCCCCTGTGCCTTGACAGGTCTTACAGGTTTCCAAATGGTTAATGCGAATTTCCTTCTCACCACCAAAAACGGCTTCGCGAAATTCCAGTTTTAGGTCATAGCGCAGATCCTCACCTCGAGTGGGTCCCTGCTGCCGCCGACTGCTAGTGGTAAAACCCCCAAAGAAGGTTTCAAAAATATCGGCGAAGCCACCCATATCGCCAATACCAAAGTCACTAAAGCCAGCCGCTCCCACCCCACTAACGCCGGCTTCCCCAAAGCGATCGTAGTTGGCTCGCGCTTGGGGATCCGAGAGCACCTCGTAGGCGCGGTTGATTTCCTTGAACTTTTCCTCAGCGCCCGGTTCTTTGTTGACGTCGGGGTGATACTTGCGAGCCAAGCGCCGATAGGCTCGTTTTAATTCTTCAGCATCCGCAGACCGTGAGACACCTAGGATCTCATAGAAATCACGAGCCATAGCCACCGTTACCTAAATTAATCAACCGCTTCATAATCTGAAACAACTGTTTCTTCATTATCGCTGATTATTGTGGCCTCGCTATCTAAAACTTGAGTCGCTTGGGAACTCATCGTCGCCCTCCCCATTGTCGGGGTGGAGGTCATCATTGAACCACCTGCCGTCTGTTGATAGACCACGCTCCCCAAGGTCACCAAGGCCTGCTGCAGGGCTTCCATGCGCTTGCGAATTTCATCGGGGGTAATGTTATCATCCACCATTGCTGCCTGCATACTCTGAACCACTGGCTCAATGCGTGCCCGCAGCTCCGGGCTCAAGGTAATGCCATGATTTTTAATCGTTGACTCATAGCTGTAGAGCAGGGCATCAGCTTGGTTGCGCAGTTCGGCAATCTCTTTCTTGATTTGGTCTACTTGGGCATAAATTTGTGCCTCTTGGCGCATGCGCTCGATCTCCATGCTACTGAGGCCACCGCGATTGGTGATGCGCACACTTTGTTGGCGGCCCGTGGCGCGATCGACGGCAGACACACTCAAGATGCCGTTGGCATCAATATCAAACGTCACATCAATTTGCGGCACCCCCCGAGGGGCGGGGGCAATCCCCGTAAGTTCAAAGCAGGCCAGTTGTTTATTGTCCTTGGCAATGGGGCGCTCCCCTTGATAGACGGCAATTTCAACCACCGTTTGGCCATCGCTAGCGGTGGAAAAGGTTTGAGTTTTGCTCGTGGGCAAGGTAGTGTTGCGTTCGATAATTTTTGTAAAGACACCGCCTAGGGTTTCCAACCCCAAAGAGAGGGGTG is a window of Thermosynechococcus vestitus BP-1 DNA encoding:
- a CDS encoding glycogen/starch/alpha-glucan phosphorylase, which encodes MNNPATPDGYPVHSVSQTNPAAKDEHCDLYIESDRTGMTVQTLKRAFVDNLHYIQGKDAMFATPYDYFMALAYTVRDRLLHRRIKTAQTYFEQDAKVVYYLSAEFLIGRLLLNNLINVGLYEQTKQAMADFGLDLNELMDREPEPGLGNGGLGRLAACFLDSLATLEIPAVGYGIRYEFGIFEQIITNGWQHEVPDNWLRFGNPWEIARPDYNVEVKFGGHTEAYTDAQGHYRVRWIPSTTVFGTPYDTPIPGYGKNTVNTLRLWSARAAQDFNLQVFNAGDYTQAVSEKTFSENISKVLYPNDNTPQGKELRLRQQYFFVSCSLQDIIRLYLRRHTSFDAFPDKVAIQLNDTHPAIGVAELMRLLVDEYQLGWEKAWDITQRTFAYTNHTLLAEALERWSVDLFGQLLPRHLEIIYEINYRFLNEIRLRYPGNTARLARMSLIEESYPKQVRMAHLACVGSHTVNGVAELHTELIKEELLRDFYEMYPHKFQNKTNGITPRRWLLMSNPPLASLITETLKSDRWITHLEDLRGLEPYATDPAFQAKWQQVKQANKERLAEYIWRNNQIEVDPYSLFDIQVKRIHEYKRQHLAVLHIITLYEQIKANPNIDLQPRTFIFGGKAAPGYFMAKMIIKLINSVADMVNHDSDVNGRLKVVFLSNYSVSLGEMVYPAADLSEQISTAGKEASGTGNMKFALNGALTIGTLDGANVEIRQEVGAENFFLFGLTAQEVMSLKAEGYNPHEYYNSNPMLKKVIDSLISDYFNPREPGLFEPIVNSLLNEDQYMLLADYQSYVDCQQRVAQAFRDKSHWTQMSILNVARMGKFSSDRTIAEYCKDIWHVEPVPVSLDTCRPAFRPSRISQASGL
- a CDS encoding DUF502 domain-containing protein, producing the protein MLHRCQQAIKNDLIAGLLVVIPLATRIWLSISVSRWVLALLTRLPKQVNAFKTWHSLLVDLLNVAVGIVVPLTGVLRIALMVRNIFGQWLLNTGESIFQRISLAGTIYHTIHKVLQQLLETILRDSRDCFHRLVLVEYPRPGVWAAAFVTGTNGSLPTVFSDPMLSLWLPSSPNPTTGWYGMASDPDVRDLDIAIEDTFKRIIFAGIVTPGAVPTSALTPATAPVP
- a CDS encoding AmpG family muropeptide MFS transporter codes for the protein MAGIAAALRVFQSRKMAALLLLGFSSGLPLFLTSRTLQAWMTVEGIDLTAIGLFSLVGLPYSLKFLWSPLLDRYRMPFLGRRRGWLLLIQLLLLGAIALMAVQDPSRSLRLLAINALAIAFLSASQDIAVDAYRADVLAPPEMGAGAGIYVLGYRIALLVTGSLALILADQLPWPVVYALMALLMGVGMVTTLWAPEPEVQPPAPPSLAQAVIRPFLDFFQRYGWGTGLIILLFICLYRLGDALTGNMMTPFLLQQGFSQTQIGAVQGGVGLMATIVGALAGGAAISQIGIHRALWIMGGLQASSNLSYFVLANAGANPTVMVAAISIDNFCAGLAIAALTALLMSLCNPQFSATQYALLSSLFAFSRDILAAPAGKVAEMMGWPLFFLFTIGAALPALLLLPFFAPWQARPAFPRPGSDD
- a CDS encoding DUF7219 family protein; the protein is MNKYEFLHPHHRYYGEFTPENFLFDANLQEFATRVSYIASLENSGKLSPQDAYKQIKNLWKELKASKKSLLDTPPSS
- the aroB gene encoding 3-dehydroquinate synthase, whose product is MTTLIPVPLGEHSYRIAIGANTRRQLPALLAAYTPLTPKAPALIVSNPQIWRHYGTDVQGALTQAGWQVTPCILPAGERYKTLRTVEKIYDAALSQRLERGSTLFALGGGVIGDMTGFAAATWLRGIAVVQIPTSLLAMVDAAIGGKTGVNHPQGKNLIGAFHQPRLVVIDPDVLATLPPREFRAGMAEVIKYGVIWDAELFHLLSQLPRLDCMGALPSEQFIQVLRRSCQAKVDVVSKDEREAGLRAILNYGHTIGHALESIGNYRLLNHGEAVAIGMIAAGELAVALGYWSAEAAAAQRALILKAKLPTTIPPHFDVEGLLALLQHDKKVQAQNVRFILPTAIGHGQICDQVPAELIRETLHRLQA
- the murA gene encoding UDP-N-acetylglucosamine 1-carboxyvinyltransferase, translated to MLALTTPPLTTEQAHLKIQGGYRLSGEVRISGAKNSALVLMAGALLAADTTILRAVPDLADIRRLGEILQALGVKVQRLGSEAIAIDATALNTNDPPYALVSQLRASFFAIGPLVARLGVARVPLPGGCAIGARPVELHVRGLQAMGAEVTIDHGVVTARATKLKGTRIYLDYPSVGATETLMMAATLAEGETTIENAAQEPEVVDLANFCIAMGAKIYGAGTNSITIVGVDRLHGTEYEIIPDRIEAGTFLLAAAVTRSAITLAPVIPSHLTPVVAKLAEMGAKIEFPDPTRVCFTPAQRYRATDIETLPYPGFPTDMQALMMTLLAISEGNSLVSETVFENRFGHVAELNRMGADIRVKGNHAAIRGVPHLSGAPVTGTDLRATAALVVAGLAAHGETHVYGLQHLDRGYWQIEAKLQGLGAQLERYVPSAVPSPVL
- a CDS encoding tetratricopeptide repeat protein, whose translation is MLTEVLTALDQGNFQQAEQLLATLPPEEPGVLLCRGQLYLKTKRLEEAESDFRQLLRLNCGPKLMQMARRGLEKIEQIRQQQRQQAILETHAVVGLEQQGVLILEGVAAAEQRVILARLLATLFKIDPYTARLLIPSRGWRLIRTGNFGELSVYCQELKQQGFTLFCVPFEALTATPVLQVRYFAALEPRPRVVCTASLSSEPVEFTFSWSQVSQRVEGLLPIFEQVCDRDRQGKVTRKEQIQDHAQCCDLHLLEQNQILRFYRGGYQFHQGIPLSQVTEVIQSELDLDQSTSWAKWRQLSSLWQQHCGDRPVWQDFTSFAETALDFTELLSKIPPHLNLFRREDSPWDAAFMLYSSLAFHRARSGSNR
- the nusB gene encoding transcription antitermination factor NusB; the encoded protein is MITARRVARELALLSAAQVLRQPKLLDESDCRSLILMAVRTLASDVRDTLEQAGTELSESQRLLRHSEFQLPHLEKAQMVLQDALQRAEKGLNKIGAALDLPEILYFAHQEEVQAYAIALLRCLQRYQNEIEELVNRSMVDWQLERLTQLDRAIIEIAVVEMRYLEVAKQVAINEAIELAKRYSDEGSHRFINGVLRRISEALDPAQAATGN